The following are encoded in a window of Pan troglodytes isolate AG18354 chromosome 4, NHGRI_mPanTro3-v2.0_pri, whole genome shotgun sequence genomic DNA:
- the LOC100613604 gene encoding large ribosomal subunit protein P1-like encodes MCQQGPLHTCGIMASVSKLSCIIYLDLMLHNDDEVTITEHKTKALRKAAGVNVERFSPGLLAKAQANVNIGSLICNAGAGGPALGGGTAPVGGPAPCTTAEK; translated from the coding sequence ATGTGCCAGCAGGGCCCACTCCACACTTGTGGCATTATGGCTTCTGTCTCCAAGCTCAGCTGCATCATCTACCTGGACCTCATGCTGCACAATGATGATGAGGTGACCATCACAGAGCATAAGACCAAGGCGCTCAGGAAAGCAGCTGGTGTAAATGTGGAACGTTTTTCGCCTGGCTTGTTGGCAAAGGCCCAGGCCAATGTCAACATCGGGAGCCTCATCTGCAATGCAGGGGCTGGAGGACCTGCTCTAGGAGGTGGTACTGCACCTGTAGGAGGTCCTGCCCCCTGCACCACTGCTGAGAAGTAA